A single genomic interval of Gemmatimonas aurantiaca harbors:
- a CDS encoding nitroreductase family protein: protein MLTTDTAAGLVGNTGLLHEHAPRTAAEAALARRSVRAYQDIPVTDEEVRRLLELTGRAPSAHNLQPWRFIVVRDQSLKGQLRDAAFNQKQVAEAPVVIAMYADMDDTLASLNEIVHPDLDADKRDATISGLQQRLGAMPAEARAQWANGQANIALGYLLLIAESEGLATSPMLGFDPDKVKTLLGIPAQATITALVAVGRAAEDGFVSHRHTVDRVASFR, encoded by the coding sequence ATGCTCACCACAGACACAGCAGCAGGATTGGTCGGGAACACCGGACTCCTCCACGAACATGCGCCCCGCACCGCCGCCGAGGCCGCCCTCGCCCGACGGTCCGTACGCGCCTATCAGGACATCCCCGTCACCGACGAAGAAGTCCGTCGCCTCCTCGAGCTCACCGGACGCGCGCCGTCCGCGCACAACCTCCAGCCGTGGCGCTTCATCGTCGTCCGCGACCAGAGTCTCAAGGGCCAGCTCCGCGACGCCGCGTTCAATCAGAAGCAGGTGGCCGAAGCGCCCGTGGTCATCGCGATGTATGCCGACATGGACGACACCCTCGCATCGCTGAACGAGATCGTGCACCCGGATCTCGACGCCGACAAGCGCGACGCCACCATCAGCGGGCTGCAGCAGCGACTGGGCGCCATGCCCGCCGAAGCCCGCGCCCAGTGGGCCAACGGCCAAGCCAACATCGCCCTCGGCTACCTCCTGCTCATCGCCGAGAGTGAAGGACTCGCCACCTCGCCCATGCTCGGCTTCGATCCCGACAAGGTGAAGACCCTGCTGGGCATTCCGGCGCAGGCGACCATCACCGCACTCGTGGCCGTAGGACGCGCGGCCGAAGACGGTTTTGTCTCGCATCGCCACACCGTCGATCGCGTCGCGTCGTTCCGCTGA
- a CDS encoding MarR family transcriptional regulator — protein MTQTASLSPATEAELCSSPAASVHALRAATAHMERTMARALEPFGITAAQYELLLVIQLRSGKGGGCSELGRHVAAPGPDITRMLDRLDNAGLVSRYRDDTDRRIVHTMLTDKARELLAAVTPAAQDAESAIFSGLAEPERIQLTTLLRRIRQNCPID, from the coding sequence ATGACGCAGACCGCCTCTCTTTCCCCCGCAACTGAAGCCGAGCTGTGCAGTTCGCCAGCCGCATCGGTACACGCGCTCCGGGCCGCCACCGCGCATATGGAGCGGACCATGGCCCGCGCGCTGGAGCCGTTCGGCATCACGGCGGCGCAGTACGAGCTGCTGCTGGTGATCCAGCTGCGGAGCGGTAAGGGCGGTGGCTGCAGTGAACTGGGGCGCCATGTGGCCGCACCGGGTCCCGATATTACCCGAATGCTCGATCGCCTTGATAATGCCGGATTGGTGTCTCGATACCGTGATGATACTGATCGCAGAATCGTGCACACAATGTTGACCGACAAAGCCCGCGAACTGCTGGCCGCCGTCACCCCTGCCGCTCAGGACGCCGAATCGGCCATCTTCTCCGGGCTCGCCGAGCCGGAGCGGATTCAGCTGACCACGCTCCTCCGCCGCATCCGACAGAACTGCCCGATCGATTGA